The following are encoded in a window of Rissa tridactyla isolate bRisTri1 chromosome 3, bRisTri1.patW.cur.20221130, whole genome shotgun sequence genomic DNA:
- the MIA3 gene encoding transport and Golgi organization protein 1 homolog isoform X3, translating to MAAAPPPPDPRLLLALLLLLPPPPSFLCAAAAGTDLGRRFAERKRCADPECSMLMCRGKARQDFKGPDCRFVNFKKGEAVYVYYKLIGKSIELWAGSVGSDFGYFPKDLLEINHNYSNEELELPTDETDFVCFDGGRDDFDNYNVDELLKSLQETIANEGETEPSDPGTKPAEGIERDVEIEEVDTVKSLGASETDGLALSTEEDKEALAVTEEVDSSLPEGTENTGGYSSANSHEENSQGDQIAHEHLKGMLHGKLKGLESENTKNTSIPQGEASPLDKENEEVNAYTLLNRELSANLKTKYGSTADAVVSDDEVTRLVTSLEDDFDEDLSINAHDAEESDFADQSEEIPLLSFTAEEETTSPVDSEDDESNDIESQNHEPDEDAKGATELNNQRDNKEELDSDALILKDAFSKSKKSGDSVSVDRSESKQTKEKQDEVMLISKREAPASTQPEDLSKELLRKEPVGTGDLGSKEKTNTTEQFEEQLMVDGTEPHTDKLKSMAVPDPHVLPNLGDDLESKSFVKSKEDALKPPVGHTNGSPERVPLARIEKDEKKFEDDILEEVLESDLKHKELWERTKEKVRAENKPSVDVPAKPVEEVKNASQSDLGDTDILKEKLERGMPIVEKELLRHEDLKQTGVTDHENQKTTSLPKEPEIKRRNLKETPAGEGDPSHRGAVEQPRPWENETEYSEADVKEELSRNLGKMTVFEESIEKSSPEEKSKSTTQNTNGENLTQQGTARTEDADSDGNLGTNLAKERTLTPELQSEEPDDEDNPDMKQVEEELLEDENAASAKLLQARAANVQDDKLDVKSTNPELEVLGEAVSVTANPTYKTGEETNPFSKEAKKPISMQGASETGNKEADVPVSEHAKLDEMERVMEDDEESSEAEEPSAVEEHNFQFPDTEDSNDFYQRKDHLPEGVSQKDSKEVQNLEHTRNDHQQSAHFPSPADSSAATNDTATGFSESVKRLTIMRDFLDEKRVIRLQKYLGLQHVVRIEAMFHDMKVEMELARKASHNNEDIEKALDQILEFSESSIMDVVGKILDSRVAENKEEVVREMDLYDEESALMDDIQELIYSLRSKYSSASESVPLASIPEQEDDQLHVQDGAKEAEYDRVSIRNPNAIDESNQKFQQLEDERPEQPVEKKEERAVNIPPEHEEDNLSDSREAEEGYDSERGSVLEDTSFGSIDSGQSAREDAAAGPEEEAGRPVGRGPEADAASRGVLGQAAPAARQLLRQLVATLPEEIRPGPDFHGLPWEPIIITALVGIATFAIIFWRTCLSVKSRIYQVTEKQLAEKIKNLLQEKTEILEKISEYDQKIKEAKESVKVAREQKDILSDETAELKDTVKGLEEENRQLDDKVKNLRTMLETERKKNEKKQNKISETQKSLEKLQEAISVHSVELSEVQIALNEAKLSEEKVKSELHHVQEENARLKKSKEQVLTNCIMQLKQLDMDSAPEAKKDGEGPEWSTGEDLANGELPDNENEKMKTQIKQMMDVSRVKTMLSIVEEDRNLLQSKLSDEVTARHELEEQIKKLEHDSCSLQSAKTRLENECKTLQQKVEILGELYQQKEMALQKKLTQEEYERQEKEQKLSAADEKAVLAIEEVKVYKQRIQDMEEELQKTERSYKNQIAAHEKKAHDNWLIARSAERALAEEKREAANLRQKLIEVNQKIVMLQRPLIVKPTPGRPDRQVPPRRGPLSRDGSFGPSPVSGGNPSPTQMIEVPARPLSAPRREGSRGEFGTVVDGPPAPRRPPELPGRMSVPDLGPAVASLISGGPRTSSPSTAMDGVQPSPKESEAPCVTTDSPSSIEPATANPSPKGPPSFPGTPMMTSPVMGPPPPPPVRYGPPPAPLRGHFGPRPLPVPLVRGAPLPPPAARDFLPGPPLGMRDLPPGPLPPPPDPRGYGRGHPPFRPLGPPGPRDYPPGPRLPPPGSRDYTPSPNRDLPPSGPRDYPAGPPPPPPPAGSKDYTQPPAQKP from the exons TGTTAATGTGCCGAGGGAAGGCCAGGCAGGATTTTAAAGGTCCAGACTGTCGCTTTGTGAATTTTAAGAAGGGAGAAGCGGTGTACGTATATTACAAACTAATAGGAAAATCAATCGAGCTTTGGGCTGGAAGT GTTGGAAGCGATTTTGGATATTTTCCAAAGGATTTACTTGAAATAAATCATAATTATTCCAATGAGGAGCTAGAGTTACCAACAGAT gaaaCAGACTTTGTTTGCTTTGATGGCGGAAGGGATGATTTTGATAATTATAATGTGGATGAGCTTTTGAAGTCATTACAAGAGACGATAGCAAATGAGGGGGAAACTGAACCAAGTGATCCAGGGACAAAACCAGCTGAAGGAATTGAGAGGGATGTGGAGATTGAAGAGGTCGATACGGTAAAGTCCCTTGGTGCTTCGGAGACAGACGGTCTTGCACTAAGCACGGAAGAAGACAAGGAAGCCCTCGCCGTGACAGAGGAAGTAGACAGTTCTCTTCCAGAAGGAACTGAAAATACTGGGGGATACTCCAGTGCCAATAGTCACGAAGAAAACTCTCAGGGAGATCAAATTGCACATGAGCACTTGAAAGGAATGCTACATGGGAAACTTAAAGGGCTAGAAAGTGAAAATACCAAAAACACTAGTATTCCTCAGGGTGAAGCCAGTCCACTTGACAAAGAGAATGAAGAAGTCAATGCCTATACACTTTTAAACAGAGAGCTTTCTgcaaacttgaaaacaaaatatggCTCAACTGCTGATGCTGTTGTATCGGATGATGAAGTGACTCGCCTTGTTACATCGCTGGAAGATGATTTTGATGAAGATTTGAGCATTAATGCTCATGATGCAGAGGAGTCAGACTTTGCAGATCAGTCTGAAGAAATCCCTTTGCTGTCCTTTACAGCAGAGGAAGAAACTACATCCCCAGTGGATTCAGAGGACGATGAAAGCAATGACATTGAGTCACAAAATCATGAACCTGATGAAGATGCGAAGGGTGCTACAGAGCTAAATAACCAAAGAGACAATAAGGAAGAACTCGATTCAGATGCATTAATTCTTAAGGATGCCTTCAGTAAGAGCAAGAAGTCAGGTGATAGTGTAAGTGTGGACAGGTCTGaatctaaacaaacaaaagagaaacaggaTGAGGTGATGCTAATTAGTAAAAGAGAAGCACCAGCGTCAACTCAACCTGAGGATCTCTCCAAAGAACTCCTTAGAAAGGAGCCTGTGGGTACAGGTGATCTgggttcaaaagaaaaaacaaacacaactgaACAGTTTGAAGAGCAGCTCATGGTTGATGGAACTGAGCCACATACTGACAAGCTGAAGAGTATGGCTGTGCCTGATCCTCATGTTTTGCCTAATCTGGGAGATGATCTGGAGTCCAAATCATTTGTTAAAAGCAAGGAAGATGCTTTAAAACCACCTGTTGGTCATACCAACGGAAGTCCAGAAAGAGTGCCACTTGCTCGGAtagagaaagatgagaaaaagttTGAGGATGACATCTTGGAAGAGGTCTTGGAAAGTGATTTAAAGCACAAAGAGCTATGGGAGAGAACAAAGGAGAAAGTAAGAGCTGAGAACAAGCCTTCTGTTGATGTTCCAGCCAAACCAgtggaagaggtaaaaaatgCATCTCAAAGTGACTTAGGAGATACTGACATCTTGAAAGAGAAACTGGAACGTGGAATGCCTATTGTGGAGAAAGAACTTCTGAGACATGAAGATTTGAAACAAACAGGGGTCACTGATCATGAAAATCAAAAAACCACCTCGCTTCCCAAAGAAcctgaaataaaaaggagaaacttGAAAGAAACCCCTGCAGGGGAGGGAGACCCAAGCCACAGAGGAGCTGTTGAGCAACCTAGGCCATGGGAAAATGAGACTGAGTATTCAGAGGCAGATGTGAAAGAAGAGCTTTCAAGAAATCTTGGCAAGATGACAGTATTTGAAGAAAGCATTGAGAAAAGCTCCcctgaagaaaaatcaaaaagcacTACACAGAATACTAATGGAGAGAATCTTACTCAGCAAGGAACTGCTCGTACTGAGGATGCAGATTCAGATGGAAATCTTGGCACAAATTTAGCTAAAGAAAGGACACTAACACCAGAATTGCAATCTGAAGAGCCAGATGATGAAGACAACCCTGACATGAAACAAGTAGAGGAAGAGCTACTGGAAGATGAGAATGCTGCAAGTGCAAAGCTGTTGCAAGCAAGGGCTGCAAATGTACAGGATGATAAACTAGATGTCAAAAGTACAAACCCCGAATTAGAAGTACTAGGCGAAGCTGTTTCAGTAACTGCAAATCCTACTTACAAAACGGGAGAGGAAACAAACCCGTTTTCTAAGGAGGCTAAAAAACCAATCAGCATGCAAGGTGCAAGTGAGACTGGGAACAAAGAGGCTGATGTACCAGTGAGTGAACATGCTAAATTGGATGAGATGGAACGTGTCATGGAAGATGATGAGGAGTCTTCTGAAGCTGAGGAACCATCAGCTGTGGAAGAACATAATTTCCAATTTCCTGACACGGAAGACAGCAATGACTTTTACCAAAGGAAAGATCATCTCCCGGAGGGCGTTTCACAGAAAGACTCAAAGGAGGTGCAAAATTTAGAGCATACAAGAAACGACCACCAGCAATCTGCACatttccccagccctgctgacAGCTCAGCAGCCACAAATGACACTGCAACAGGCTTCAGTGAGTCTGTGAAGCGGCTCACGATAATGAGAGATTTTCTTGATGAAAAGCGTGTAATCCGTCTACAAAAGTACCTCGGGCTCCAACACGTGGTTAGGATAGAAGCCATGTTTCACGACATGAAGGTAGAGATGGAGCTTGCTCGGAAGGCAAGCCATAATAATGAAGATATAGAAAAAGCCTTGGACCAGATACTTGAGTTTTCAGAATCAAGCATTATGGATGTTGTGGGAAAAATTCTGGATTCCAGAGTGGCAGAAAATAAAGAGGAGGTGGTGAGAGAGATGGATTTGTATGATGAGGAGAGCGCACTGATGGATGATATTCAAGAATTAATATATTCTTTAAGGAGTAAATATTCATCTGCTAGTGAGAGTGTCCCACTTGCATCTATTCCAGAACAGGAAGATGATCAGCTGCACGTTCAAG ATGGCGCAAAAGAGGCTGAATATGACAGAGTTTCCATCAGAAACCCAAATGCCATTGATGAGAGCAACCAGAAATTTCAGCAGCTTGAAGATGAGAGGCCGGAACAGCCTGttgagaagaaggaggagagggctgTTAATATTCCACCTGAGCATGAAGAGGATAACTTGTCCGACAGtagagaagctgaagaagggtATGATAGTGAAAGAGGATCGGTGCTGGAAGATACTTCCTTTGGGTCAATTGATTCTGGACAGAGTGCCAGGGAAGACGCTGCTGCAG GCCCCGAGGAGGAGGCCGGGCGGCCGGTAGGACGCGGGCCGGAGGCAGACGCCGCCTCACGGGGAGTCCTGGGTCAGGCGGCGCCGGCGGCTCGGCAGCTGCTGCGGCAG TTGGTCGCTACTCTGCCTGAGGAAATTCGTCCTGGGCCTGATTTCCATGGACTTCCATGGGAGCCTATTATTATCACTGCCTTAGTGGGAATTGCCACGTTTGCTATAATTTTCTGGAGAACCTGCCTTTCA GTAAAGAGTAGAATATATCAAG tgactgaaaagcagcttgctgaaaagattaaaaaccttctgcaagaaaaaacagaaatcttAGAAAAGATTTCAGAATATGATCAAAAG ATAAAAGAAGCGAAGGAATCTGTGAAAGTGGCCCGAGAACAAAAAGACATTCTCTCTGATGAAACTGCAGAGCTTAAG gacactgTCAAGGGACTGGAAGAAGAAAATCGTCAGCTAGATGACAAAGTAAAAAATCTGCGCACAATGcttgaaacagagagaaaaaagaatgagaagaaacagaacaaa ATCTCTGAAACGCAGAAGTCCTTGGAGAAACTTCAAGAGGCTATCAGTGTGCATTCTGTAGAGCTTTCGGAG GTGCAGATAGCCCTTAATGAAGCTAAACTAagcgaagaaaaagtgaagtCTGAGCTTCATCATGTGCAGGAAGAGAATGCTAGGCTAAAAAAGAGCAAGGAGCAA GTTTTAACTAACTGCATTATGCAGCTGAAGCAGCTCGACATGGATTCGGCACCTGAGGCCAAAAAGGATGGTGAAGGGCCTGAATGGAGCACAGGGGAGGATCTGGCCAATGGAGAGTTGCCAG aTAATGAGAATGAGAAGATGAAGACTCAAATTAAGCAGATGATGGATGTCTCCAGG GTAAAAACTATGTTATCCATAGTTGAAGAAGACAGAAATCTTCTGCAGTCCAAACTGAGCGATGAAGTAACAGCAAGACATGAGCTGGAAG agcaaataaaaaaattagaacatgACTCCTGTTCGCTCCAGTCAGCCAAAACTCGACTGGAAAATGAATGCAAAACGCTACAGCAGAAAGTGGAGATTCTTGGTGAACTTTACCAGCAGAAGGAGATGGCACTCCAGAA AAAACTAACCCAGGAAGAGTACGAACGTcaggagaaggagcagaaatTGTCTGCTGCAGATGAAAAAGCCGTGCTGGCCATTGAGGAAGTGAAAGTTTACAA GCAAAGGATACAAGATATGGAAGAAGAATTGCAAAAAACAGAGAGATCTTACAAAAACCAG ATTGCTGCTCATGAGAAAAAGGCACATGACAATTGG CTTATTGCCCGCTCTGCTGAGAGAGCTCTggctgaagaaaaaagagaagcagccaaCCTGCGACAAAA attaataGAAGTAAACCAAAAAATTGTCATGCTTCAAAGACCGTTAATTGTAAAGCCAACTCCAGGCAGACCCGATCGCCAGGTCCCACCGCGACGAG GGCCTTTAAGCAGAGATGGCTCTTTTGGCCCGTCACCTGTGAGTGGAGGAAATCCGTCACCGACACAGATGATAGAAGTTCCTGCTCGGCCCCTTTCTGCTCCTCGAAGGGAAGGCTCAAGAGGTGAATTTG GTACGGTGGTAGATGGGCCCCCTGCTCCACGAAGGCCACCAGAGTTACCTGGAAGGATGTCTGTTCCTG ATCTCGGGCCTGCTGTAGCTTCCCTGATCAGTGGTGGGCCAAGAACCTCCTCCCCTTCCACAGCAATGGATGGAGTG caaccctctCCCAAAGAGTCTGAAGCCCCCTGTGTAACTACTGATTCACCTTCATCTATTGAACCAGCTACA GCTAATCCTAGTCCCAAAGGCCCACCGTCTTTCCCTGGGACACCTATGATGACCTCCCCAGTGATGGGACCTCCGCCTCCACCGCCTGTTCGCTATGGACCACCACCAGCTCCTCTCCGTGGGCACTTTGGGCCTCGACCTCTTCCTGTGCCCCTAG TTCGCGGTGCTCCCTTGCCACCTCCAGCTGCAAGAGACTTCCTACCTGGCCCGCCCTTAGGAATGAGAGATCTGCCTCCTGGCCCGCTACCACCTCCTCCAGATCCAAGAGGCTATGGACGTGGGCACCCTCCTTTTCGACCTCTAGGTCCTCCTGGCCCAAGAGATTATCCTCCAGGCCCACGGCTACCCCCACCTGGTTCAAGAGACTATACGCCTTCTCCCAACAGAGACTTGCCTCCGTCGGGACCTAGAGACTACCCGGCAGGCCctccgccaccaccacccccggcaGGCTCAAAGGACTACACACAGCCTCCAGCGCAGAAACCCTAA